A region from the Vicia villosa cultivar HV-30 ecotype Madison, WI linkage group LG3, Vvil1.0, whole genome shotgun sequence genome encodes:
- the LOC131662648 gene encoding chalcone synthase-like — translation MAHLDEIRESQRARGTATVLAIGTATPPNCIYQSDFTDYYFRVTNSNHMPQLKDKLKRICEKSMIKKRYMHLTEEMLKENPNISSYEKSSLDARQDILVEEVPKLGEKAASKAIKEWGRPKSEITHLIFCSTSGVDMPGADYQLVKLLNLNPSTKRFMLYHQGCFAGGTVLRLAKDLAENNIGARVLVVCSELTVVTFRGPNENHLDSLVGQALFGDGASSVIVGSNPDERIEKPLFYLVSASQTILPDSEGAIEGHLREVGLTFHLKENVPELIGENIVKSLEEAFHPLGISDWNSLFWVAHPGGPAILKRIEKTVELNSDKLNATKHVLSEYGNMSSACVLFILDEMRRKSMKEGKLTTGEGLKWGVLFGFGPGLTMETIVLHSAATNI, via the exons ATGGCACACTTAGATGAAATAAGAGAGTCCCAAAGAGCTCGTGGCACTGCAACCGTTCTAGCTATTGGAACTGCAACTCCACCAAATTGTATTTACCAATCTGATTTTACAGATTATTACTTCCGAGTTACCAACAGCAACCACATGCCTCAACTCAAGGACAAATTGAAGCGTATAT GTGAGAAGTCAATGATAAAGAAACGTTACATGCATTTGACAGAAGAAATGTTGAAAGAAAATCCAAACATATCAAGTTATGAGAAATCATCTCTGGACGCACGCCAGGACATTTTAGTTGAAGAAGTACCAAAGCTAGGAGAAAAAGCAGCATCAAAAGCCATAAAAGAATGGGGAAGACCAAAATCAGAGATAACTCATCTCATTTTTTGTTCAACTTCAGGTGTCGACATGCCTGGTGCTGATTATCAACTCGTCAAACTCTTAAATCTAAATCCATCCACAAAACGATTTATGTTATATCACCAAGGTTGTTTTGCTGGTGGAACCGTTCTTCGTCTCGCCAAAGATCTTGCTGAGAACAACATTGGTGCACGTGTCCTCGTTGTCTGTTCTGAATTAACCGTTGTTACTTTTCGTGGTCCAAATGAAAATCACTTGGATTCCTTAGTTGGACAAGCACTCTTTGGTGATGGTGCTTCATCTGTGATCGTTGGATCAAACCCTGATGAAAGAATTGAAAAACCGTTGTTCTATCTTGTTTCGGCTTCCCAAACGATTCTACCAGACTCTGAAGGTGCTATTGAAGGACATTTGCGTGAAGTGGGACTGACTTTTCATTTGAAAGAAAATGTTCCAGAATTGATTGGTGAGAATATTGTGAAAAGTCTGGAAGAAGCATTCCATCCACTTGGAATAAGTGATTGGAATTCATTGTTTTGGGTAGCACACCCTGGTGGTCCTGCAATATTGAAGAGGATTGAAAAAACAGTTGAATTGAATTCAGATAAACTAAATGCGACAAAACATGTTCTTAGTGAGTATGGAAACATGTCGAGTGCTTGTGTGTTATTTATATTGGATGAGATGAGAAGAAAGTCTATGAAGGAAGGGAAGTTGACTACTGGTGAAGGACTTAAGTGGGGTGTTTTGTTTGGATTTGGTCCTGGCTTGACCATGGAAACCATTGTTTTGCATAGCGCAGCCACCAACATATAG